One window of the Paraburkholderia sp. PGU19 genome contains the following:
- the lptG gene encoding LPS export ABC transporter permease LptG: protein MRIYEKYFARQVYLTFIFILFAFSGLFFFFDLINELNSVGHGNYKFQYAVLRVALQTPSRFYEIIPVAALISAIYVFAQMAANSEYTIFRVSGLATNQALRSLLKIGIPLVFLTYIIGEVVGPYTDQLSERVRLEALGSSVSSNFESGVWVKDTLTARADGEQVTRFVNVGQLQPDATISNVRIYEFDSKFRLSNVRIAKSGSFQPPGHWLLKDVTDTQLIDVAQDASKPADALNPVYRAKQVTLPEYSLRSELTPQILSVLLVAPERMSMFNLFRYIQHLTENHQDTQRYEIALWRKILYPFAVFVMLVLSLPFAYLHTRAGVVGMKVFGGIMLGMSFQLFNTLFSHIGNLNTWPAPLTAATPGLIYLVLGLVGLKWVDRH, encoded by the coding sequence ATGCGCATCTATGAAAAGTATTTCGCGCGTCAGGTTTACCTCACGTTCATCTTCATTCTGTTCGCATTTTCGGGTCTGTTCTTCTTCTTCGACCTGATCAACGAGCTGAACTCGGTCGGCCACGGCAATTACAAGTTCCAGTACGCGGTGCTGCGCGTTGCGCTGCAGACGCCGTCGCGCTTCTACGAAATCATTCCCGTCGCGGCGTTGATCAGCGCGATCTACGTGTTCGCGCAGATGGCGGCGAATTCCGAGTACACGATTTTCCGCGTGTCCGGTCTCGCGACGAACCAGGCGCTGCGATCGCTGCTGAAGATCGGCATTCCGCTCGTGTTCCTCACGTACATCATCGGCGAAGTGGTCGGACCGTACACGGATCAGTTGTCGGAGCGCGTGCGTCTGGAGGCGCTCGGTTCGTCGGTGTCGAGCAACTTCGAGTCGGGCGTCTGGGTGAAGGACACGCTGACGGCGCGTGCCGACGGCGAACAGGTGACGCGCTTCGTGAACGTCGGGCAGTTGCAGCCGGACGCGACCATCTCGAACGTGCGCATCTACGAATTCGATTCGAAGTTCCGACTGTCGAACGTGCGCATCGCGAAGTCTGGCTCGTTTCAGCCGCCCGGCCACTGGCTGCTGAAGGACGTTACGGACACGCAACTGATCGACGTCGCGCAGGACGCCAGCAAGCCCGCCGATGCGCTGAACCCAGTGTATCGCGCGAAGCAGGTGACGCTGCCTGAATATTCGTTGCGCTCGGAACTGACGCCGCAGATTCTGTCGGTGCTGCTGGTCGCGCCGGAACGGATGTCGATGTTCAACCTGTTCCGCTACATCCAGCATTTGACCGAGAACCATCAGGACACGCAACGGTACGAGATTGCGCTGTGGCGCAAGATTCTGTATCCGTTCGCGGTGTTCGTGATGCTGGTGCTGTCCTTGCCGTTCGCGTATCTGCATACGCGCGCCGGGGTGGTCGGCATGAAGGTGTTCGGCGGGATCATGCTCGGGATGAGCTTTCAGCTGTTCAATACGCTGTTCTCGCACATCGGGAATCTGAATACATGGCCAGCGCCGTTGACGGCGGCGACGCCGGGGTTGATCTATCTCGTGCTTGGGCTCGTTGGGCTCAAGTGGGTTGACAGGCATTAG
- a CDS encoding CbiX/SirB N-terminal domain-containing protein — MGSHGLVLFAHGARDPRWAEPFERLRARLLALRGEAAGPVSLAFLELMTPGLPEAVAAQIAAGASVVTVVPVFFGQGGHVRRDLPVILEQCRSASPSVEVRCATAVGEDADVIEAIANYCLRQALV; from the coding sequence ATGGGATCTCATGGCTTGGTGCTGTTTGCGCATGGCGCGAGAGATCCTCGCTGGGCCGAGCCTTTTGAGCGGCTGCGCGCCCGTTTGCTCGCGTTGCGCGGGGAGGCCGCTGGGCCGGTTTCGTTGGCGTTTCTCGAGCTTATGACGCCTGGTTTGCCTGAGGCTGTGGCTGCTCAGATCGCAGCAGGAGCTTCTGTTGTTACCGTTGTGCCAGTTTTTTTTGGGCAAGGTGGGCATGTTCGGCGAGATCTGCCGGTGATTCTTGAGCAATGCCGTAGCGCGAGTCCTTCTGTTGAGGTTCGGTGTGCTACTGCTGTTGGCGAGGACGCCGATGTTATTGAGGCGATTGCCAACTATTGCCTGCGGCAGGCTTTGGTTTGA
- the bla gene encoding class A beta-lactamase: protein MPFSSLRRSLLIALAAGPVIGVRAQPASSVSVNLAARERFEKLEASSGGRLGVAALNTADGSYVGYRESERFPMCSTFKLLVVALVLKRSMAERSLLDERVRYDDADLVANSPVTKRRVGEGMTIGELSAAALQHSDNTAAKLLLTAVGGPEVLNQFALSIGDEWFDLLRGEPEVNASVPGDMRDTTTPRAMMLDVQKLLLADDVLGPQQREQLKAWMLGNVTGAARIRAAVPGSGWLVADKTGSGDYGTANDVAVVYPPSAAPFVVAVYFTGVMPKQTLPRDEVVVEAARIVFDVMK, encoded by the coding sequence ATGCCTTTTTCTTCTTTGCGTCGTTCTTTACTGATTGCGCTTGCGGCCGGTCCCGTGATCGGCGTGCGTGCGCAGCCGGCTTCGTCTGTCTCGGTCAATCTCGCCGCGCGCGAGCGATTTGAAAAACTGGAAGCGTCGAGCGGTGGGCGCCTTGGTGTCGCCGCGCTCAATACGGCGGATGGGTCGTATGTCGGCTATCGCGAGTCGGAGCGGTTTCCGATGTGCAGCACGTTCAAGCTGCTTGTCGTTGCGCTGGTTTTGAAGCGCAGCATGGCCGAACGGAGTCTGCTCGACGAGCGTGTTCGATACGATGACGCCGATCTCGTCGCGAACTCGCCTGTTACGAAGCGGCGCGTGGGCGAGGGCATGACGATTGGCGAACTGAGTGCCGCGGCGCTGCAGCACAGCGATAACACGGCGGCGAAACTATTGCTGACGGCTGTCGGCGGACCGGAAGTGTTGAACCAGTTCGCGCTTTCGATTGGGGATGAGTGGTTTGATCTGTTGCGTGGGGAGCCTGAGGTTAATGCGTCCGTGCCGGGCGATATGCGGGATACCACGACGCCACGGGCGATGATGCTCGATGTGCAGAAGCTTCTGCTCGCCGATGATGTGCTCGGGCCGCAGCAACGCGAGCAGTTGAAGGCGTGGATGCTTGGGAATGTTACCGGGGCGGCTCGGATTCGGGCTGCCGTGCCGGGTTCTGGATGGCTGGTCGCCGATAAGACCGGGAGCGGGGATTACGGCACGGCTAATGATGTGGCTGTCGTTTATCCGCCTTCGGCGGCGCCTTTTGTTGTCGCTGTCTATTTCACTGGTGTGATGCCTAAACAGACGCTGCCGCGCGATGAAGTTGTGGTTGAGGCTGCGCGGATCGTGTTTGATGTGATGAAGTGA
- the cobA gene encoding uroporphyrinogen-III C-methyltransferase — MGKVYLIGAGPGAADLITVRGARLLGLADVVLHDALVEPAMLDYAPHARKIAVGKRCGQRSTAQHFINKQIVDAALEHGVVVRLKGGDPMLFGRADEEMRALEAAGIDYEVVPGITAALASAASLRRSLTLRGVSRSVALATHSRAPDSAEIREQVNADSLVFYMGRDSAPEIAQQLIDAGRAGSTPVAIVEACSTPRERMLTLTLDGLAAGDAQLWLDASQPSLLMIGDAFAERVARSEPESAVEQGQAELRVA, encoded by the coding sequence ATGGGTAAGGTGTATCTGATCGGCGCCGGGCCAGGCGCTGCGGACCTGATCACGGTTCGCGGCGCACGGCTGCTGGGACTCGCCGATGTCGTGCTGCACGATGCGCTCGTCGAGCCGGCGATGCTCGACTACGCGCCGCATGCGCGCAAGATCGCGGTGGGCAAGCGTTGCGGGCAGCGCTCGACGGCGCAGCACTTCATCAACAAGCAGATCGTCGATGCCGCGCTTGAGCACGGCGTCGTGGTGCGGCTGAAGGGCGGCGATCCGATGCTGTTCGGGCGCGCCGATGAAGAGATGCGCGCGCTCGAAGCGGCAGGCATCGACTATGAAGTCGTGCCGGGCATCACGGCGGCCTTGGCGAGCGCGGCATCGCTGCGGCGTTCGCTGACGCTGCGCGGCGTGTCGCGCAGTGTGGCGCTCGCGACGCACAGCCGCGCGCCGGATTCCGCCGAAATTCGCGAGCAGGTGAACGCGGATTCGCTGGTGTTCTACATGGGCCGTGACAGTGCGCCCGAGATCGCCCAGCAACTGATCGACGCGGGGCGTGCTGGCTCGACGCCTGTTGCGATTGTCGAAGCATGCTCGACGCCGCGCGAGCGCATGTTGACGCTGACGCTCGATGGACTTGCCGCTGGCGATGCGCAATTGTGGCTCGACGCGTCGCAGCCCTCACTGCTGATGATCGGCGACGCGTTTGCCGAGCGGGTCGCGCGCAGCGAGCCTGAGTCGGCTGTGGAGCAAGGTCAGGCTGAGTTGCGAGTCGCTTAA
- a CDS encoding GTP-binding protein: MSIHQPEDLGVLRFITAGSVDDGKSTLIGRLLYDSKAVLSDQLSALSRAKNKRTVGDEIDLSLLTDGLEAEREQGITIDVAYRYFATAKRKFIIADTPGHEQYTRNMVTGASTAHAAIILVDATRVTFEDGVAQLLPQTKRHSAIVKLLGLQHVIVAINKMDLVEYSEARFNEIRDAYVTLARQLGLADVRFVPVSALKGDNIVTASERMPWYAGEPLLDVLEALPVELPTHQGLRFPVQWVARQDGSQADDFRGYMGRVESGEVKLGDSIVVLPANRQATVAEIIAPVPGGTAQVDRAFAGQTVTIRLAEDVDVSRGDTFVLATGAVQPAKKLEADLCWFDETPLSTARKYLLKQTTSTVFARIGGIQQVLDVHTLSHATDRHELAMNDIGRVSLTLQKPIVADEYDTHPGTGAFVLIDEATHHTVAAGMIRSFSA; the protein is encoded by the coding sequence ATGAGCATTCATCAACCTGAAGACCTCGGCGTACTTCGATTCATCACGGCAGGCAGCGTCGACGACGGCAAGAGCACGTTGATCGGCCGCCTGCTGTACGACAGCAAGGCTGTGCTGTCGGATCAACTGTCGGCGCTGTCGCGCGCGAAGAACAAGCGGACGGTCGGCGACGAAATCGATCTGTCGCTGCTGACGGACGGCCTTGAAGCCGAACGCGAGCAAGGCATCACGATCGACGTTGCGTACCGTTACTTCGCGACCGCGAAGCGCAAGTTCATCATCGCCGACACGCCGGGCCACGAGCAGTACACGCGTAACATGGTGACGGGCGCATCGACGGCGCACGCCGCGATCATTCTCGTCGACGCGACACGCGTCACGTTCGAAGACGGTGTCGCGCAACTGCTGCCGCAGACCAAGCGCCACAGCGCGATCGTCAAGCTGCTCGGTTTGCAGCATGTGATCGTCGCGATCAACAAGATGGACCTCGTCGAATATAGCGAAGCGCGCTTCAACGAGATCCGCGACGCGTACGTTACGCTCGCGCGCCAGCTTGGCCTCGCTGATGTGCGCTTCGTGCCCGTGTCGGCACTGAAGGGCGACAACATCGTGACGGCGAGCGAGCGCATGCCGTGGTATGCGGGCGAGCCGCTGCTCGACGTGCTCGAAGCACTGCCCGTCGAACTGCCGACGCATCAGGGACTGCGTTTCCCGGTGCAATGGGTCGCGCGTCAGGACGGCAGCCAGGCCGACGATTTCCGTGGCTACATGGGCCGCGTCGAATCGGGCGAAGTGAAGCTCGGCGATTCGATCGTCGTGTTGCCGGCGAACCGTCAGGCGACCGTCGCTGAGATCATCGCGCCCGTGCCGGGCGGCACGGCGCAGGTGGACCGCGCATTCGCGGGCCAGACGGTGACGATCCGCCTGGCGGAAGACGTCGACGTGTCGCGCGGCGATACGTTCGTGCTGGCAACGGGTGCCGTCCAACCGGCGAAGAAGCTCGAAGCGGACCTGTGCTGGTTCGACGAAACGCCGCTGTCGACGGCCCGCAAGTATCTGCTGAAGCAGACCACGAGCACGGTGTTCGCGCGGATCGGCGGTATCCAGCAGGTGCTCGACGTGCACACGCTGTCGCATGCGACGGACCGTCATGAGCTGGCGATGAACGATATCGGCCGCGTGTCGCTGACGCTGCAAAAGCCGATCGTCGCCGACGAGTACGACACGCATCCGGGCACGGGCGCTTTCGTGCTGATCGACGAAGCAACGCATCATACGGTCGCGGCCGGCATGATTCGTTCTTTCTCCGCTTGA
- the cysD gene encoding sulfate adenylyltransferase subunit CysD, with protein sequence MSTTLDSTVNPLNVTANRMDHLDWLEAESIHILRELVAECSKPALLFSGGKDSVVVLALALKAFGLGANRKTQLPFPLVHIDTGHNYDEVIDFRDRRAKEIGAELVVGHVEDSIKKGTVRLRRETDSRNAAQAVTLLETIEQYGYTAMIGGARRDEEKARAKERIFSFRDEFGQWDPKAQRPELWSLFNARLHQGEHLRVFPISNWTELDVWQYIARENLELPSIYYAHKREIVRRNGLLVPVTPLTPIREGESSEEALVRFRTVGDISCTCPVESDADDLEKIIAETAVTEITERGATRMDDQTSEAAMETRKKQGYF encoded by the coding sequence ATGAGCACGACGCTCGATTCGACTGTCAACCCGCTGAACGTCACGGCGAACCGGATGGACCATCTCGACTGGCTCGAGGCAGAGTCGATTCACATCCTGCGCGAACTCGTAGCCGAGTGCAGCAAACCCGCGTTGCTGTTCTCGGGCGGCAAGGATTCCGTCGTCGTGCTGGCGCTCGCGTTGAAGGCGTTCGGCCTTGGCGCGAACCGCAAGACGCAGCTGCCGTTCCCGCTCGTGCACATCGACACGGGTCACAACTATGACGAAGTGATCGACTTCCGCGATCGCCGCGCGAAGGAAATCGGCGCGGAGCTCGTGGTCGGCCACGTCGAAGATTCGATTAAAAAGGGCACCGTGCGTCTGCGCCGCGAGACGGATTCGCGCAACGCCGCGCAAGCCGTCACGCTGCTGGAAACGATCGAGCAATATGGCTACACGGCGATGATCGGCGGCGCGCGCCGCGACGAAGAAAAGGCGCGTGCGAAAGAGCGCATCTTCTCGTTCCGCGACGAGTTCGGCCAGTGGGACCCGAAGGCGCAGCGCCCGGAACTGTGGAGCCTGTTTAACGCGCGTCTGCATCAAGGCGAGCATCTGCGCGTGTTCCCGATTTCGAACTGGACGGAACTCGACGTGTGGCAGTACATCGCGCGCGAGAACCTCGAACTGCCGTCCATCTACTACGCGCACAAGCGCGAGATCGTGCGCCGCAACGGCCTGCTCGTGCCCGTGACGCCGCTCACGCCGATCCGCGAAGGCGAGTCGAGCGAAGAGGCGCTGGTGCGTTTCCGTACGGTTGGCGACATCAGCTGCACGTGCCCCGTCGAAAGCGATGCGGACGATCTGGAAAAGATCATCGCCGAAACGGCCGTGACGGAAATCACGGAACGCGGCGCGACGCGCATGGACGACCAGACGTCGGAAGCGGCGATGGAAACGCGCAAGAAACAAGGTTATTTCTAA
- a CDS encoding phosphoadenylyl-sulfate reductase → MTSATGITAELQAKIERLDALLDSIAQRHDKVKLASSLAAEDMLLTHAILSRGVKIGIFSLNTGRLHAETLGMIDRVRERYGYEIEQFHPLADSVDEYVAQHGLNAFYESIDLRKRCCEIRKVEPLNRALSEVGAWVTGQRREQSVTRAELHEEEQDHARNIGKYNPLADWTEADVWAYLKAFDVPVNPLHARGYPSIGCEPCTRAVRPGEDSRAGRWWWESRDTKECGLHITTIPVTVIGENASSLH, encoded by the coding sequence ATGACGAGCGCAACGGGCATCACGGCTGAGCTGCAAGCGAAGATCGAGCGTCTGGACGCGCTGCTCGATTCGATCGCGCAGCGTCACGACAAGGTCAAGCTCGCGAGCAGCCTCGCGGCGGAAGACATGCTGCTCACGCACGCCATTCTGTCGCGCGGCGTGAAGATCGGCATTTTTTCGCTGAACACGGGCCGTCTGCATGCGGAAACGCTCGGCATGATCGACCGCGTGCGCGAGCGCTACGGCTACGAGATCGAGCAGTTTCATCCGCTGGCGGATTCCGTCGATGAATACGTCGCGCAGCATGGCCTGAATGCGTTCTACGAAAGCATCGATCTGCGCAAGCGTTGCTGCGAGATCCGCAAGGTCGAGCCGCTGAACCGCGCGCTGTCGGAAGTCGGCGCGTGGGTGACGGGCCAGCGCCGCGAGCAGTCGGTGACGCGCGCGGAACTGCACGAGGAAGAGCAGGATCACGCTCGCAATATCGGCAAGTACAACCCGCTCGCCGACTGGACGGAAGCCGATGTGTGGGCGTACCTGAAAGCGTTCGACGTGCCCGTGAACCCGCTGCATGCGCGCGGCTATCCGAGCATTGGCTGTGAGCCGTGTACGCGCGCCGTACGCCCCGGCGAAGACAGCCGGGCAGGGCGCTGGTGGTGGGAGTCGCGCGATACGAAGGAATGCGGGCTGCACATCACGACGATTCCTGTCACGGTGATTGGCGAGAACGCGTCGTCGCTCCACTGA
- a CDS encoding DUF934 domain-containing protein yields the protein MASIIKDRAIVNDDFTVIRAAEDGTLPEVGALPAGKVIVPFALWQASRDELTASRSAQEIGVWLAPDSEPADIGADFDKLALIAVDFPVFRDGRGYSTARLLRERYGYKGEIRAIGDVLRDQLRFYERCGFNAYALREDKDIHDALKAFTEFTVQYQGAFDDPSPLFRHREAAAAAQKASV from the coding sequence ATGGCATCGATTATCAAGGACCGCGCAATCGTCAACGACGACTTCACGGTAATCCGCGCAGCCGAAGACGGCACGTTGCCCGAAGTCGGCGCATTGCCCGCTGGCAAAGTGATCGTCCCGTTCGCGTTGTGGCAGGCGTCGCGCGACGAGTTGACGGCTTCGCGCAGCGCGCAGGAAATCGGCGTGTGGCTCGCGCCGGACAGCGAACCCGCCGACATCGGCGCGGACTTCGACAAGCTCGCACTGATCGCGGTGGACTTCCCGGTGTTCCGCGACGGCCGCGGCTACAGCACGGCGCGTCTGTTGCGCGAGCGCTATGGCTACAAGGGCGAGATTCGCGCGATCGGCGACGTGCTGCGCGACCAGTTGCGCTTCTACGAACGCTGCGGCTTCAACGCGTACGCACTGCGCGAAGACAAGGACATCCACGACGCGCTGAAGGCGTTCACCGAATTCACTGTCCAGTATCAAGGTGCGTTCGACGATCCTTCGCCACTCTTTCGTCATCGTGAAGCGGCCGCTGCCGCGCAGAAGGCGTCGGTATGA
- a CDS encoding nitrite/sulfite reductase, protein MYQYDQYDQTIVDERVAQYADQVRRRLSGELSEEEFRPLRLQNGLYMQRHAYMHRIAIPYGNLRSDQLRMLATIAREHDRGYGHFSTRSNIQYNWIQLEETPEILRKLASVQMHGIQTSGNCIRNITADQFAGVAPDEIVDPRPWAEIMRQWSTFHPEFAWLPRKFKIAVSGTKEDRAAVQIHDLGVYLKKNAEGEVVASILAGGGLGRTPIIGAIIKEDLPWQQLLTYCEAVLRVYNRYGRRDNLYKARIKILVKALSPAKFAQQVEEEWQHLKDGPSTLTETEVARVSQYFAPPAYEKLPDTDTSFEKHLLESKPFARWVERNVRPHRVSGYSSVTISLKPRDIAPGDATDTQMDAVADWADEYSLGEIRVSHEQNLILANVKKRDLFALWEKAKAQGFAMPNIGLLTDIIACPGGDFCSLANAKSIPIAQAIQQRFDDADFVYDLGDLSLNISGCMNSCGHHHVGNIGVLGVDKDGSEWYQVSLGGEQGTGHDGAKLGRVIGPSFSAEEMPDVVSKVIDTFVENRIDGERFIDTYNRIGLAPFKERVYASRQPAHA, encoded by the coding sequence ATGTACCAATACGATCAGTACGACCAGACCATCGTCGACGAACGCGTCGCGCAATATGCCGACCAGGTTCGCCGCCGTCTGTCGGGCGAATTGAGCGAAGAAGAGTTCCGCCCGCTGCGCCTGCAAAACGGCCTGTACATGCAGCGCCACGCGTACATGCACCGCATCGCGATTCCGTACGGCAACCTGCGCAGCGACCAGTTGCGCATGCTTGCGACGATCGCGCGTGAGCACGACCGCGGCTACGGCCATTTCTCGACGCGCTCCAACATCCAGTACAACTGGATCCAGCTCGAAGAAACGCCTGAAATCCTGCGCAAGCTCGCGTCCGTCCAGATGCACGGCATCCAGACGTCGGGCAACTGCATCCGCAACATCACGGCCGATCAGTTCGCGGGCGTGGCGCCCGACGAAATCGTCGATCCGCGTCCGTGGGCGGAAATCATGCGCCAATGGTCGACGTTCCACCCTGAATTCGCGTGGCTGCCCCGCAAGTTCAAGATTGCCGTGTCGGGTACGAAGGAAGACCGTGCAGCCGTGCAGATCCACGATCTGGGCGTCTATCTGAAGAAGAACGCCGAAGGCGAAGTGGTCGCCAGCATTCTGGCGGGTGGCGGTCTGGGCCGCACGCCCATCATCGGCGCGATCATCAAGGAAGACCTGCCGTGGCAGCAGCTGCTGACGTACTGCGAAGCCGTGCTGCGCGTGTACAACCGCTACGGCCGCCGCGACAACCTGTATAAGGCGCGCATCAAGATTCTCGTGAAGGCGCTGTCGCCCGCGAAGTTCGCGCAGCAGGTCGAGGAAGAATGGCAACACCTGAAGGACGGCCCGTCGACGCTGACGGAAACGGAAGTCGCGCGCGTGTCGCAGTACTTCGCGCCGCCCGCGTATGAAAAGCTGCCGGACACGGACACGTCGTTCGAAAAGCATCTGCTCGAAAGCAAGCCGTTCGCGCGCTGGGTCGAGCGCAATGTGCGCCCGCACCGCGTGTCGGGCTATTCGTCGGTGACGATCTCGCTGAAGCCGCGCGACATCGCGCCCGGCGACGCGACAGATACGCAGATGGACGCCGTCGCCGATTGGGCTGATGAGTACTCGCTCGGCGAAATCCGCGTATCGCACGAACAGAACCTGATTCTCGCGAACGTCAAGAAGCGCGACCTGTTCGCGCTGTGGGAAAAGGCCAAGGCGCAAGGTTTCGCGATGCCGAATATCGGTCTGCTGACCGACATCATCGCGTGCCCGGGCGGCGATTTCTGCTCGCTCGCGAATGCGAAGTCGATCCCCATTGCGCAGGCTATCCAGCAACGTTTCGACGACGCTGACTTCGTCTACGACCTCGGCGACCTGTCGCTGAATATCTCGGGCTGCATGAACTCGTGCGGTCACCACCACGTCGGCAACATCGGCGTGCTGGGCGTCGACAAGGACGGCTCCGAGTGGTACCAGGTGTCGCTCGGCGGCGAGCAGGGCACGGGTCATGACGGCGCGAAGCTCGGCCGCGTGATCGGCCCGTCGTTCTCGGCGGAAGAAATGCCGGACGTGGTGTCGAAGGTGATCGATACGTTCGTCGAAAACCGCATCGACGGCGAACGCTTCATCGACACGTACAACCGCATCGGCCTCGCGCCGTTCAAGGAACGCGTGTACGCATCGCGTCAGCCGGCTCACGCGTAA
- a CDS encoding CysB family HTH-type transcriptional regulator has protein sequence MNLHQFRFVREAVRQNFNLTEAAKALYTSQPGVSKAIIELEDELGVEIFTRHGKRVRSLTEPGRIILASVERILQEVESLKRVGKDYAAQDQGNLVIAATHTQARYSLPAAIAEFKKRFPKVHLSILQGSPTQVAELVLHDQADVAIATEAISTYKELVSLPCFTWHHLAVMPADHPLLERKLLSLDDLTQYPLITYDNAFAGRTKINEAFRLRGLHPDIVLEAIDADVIKTYVELGLGVGIMADIAFNAERDRHLRAMPVGHLFGSNVTRVALKQGAYLRSYVYTLVELLSPNMNRKLIEQALKGDHETYEL, from the coding sequence ATGAACCTGCATCAGTTCCGCTTCGTGCGCGAGGCCGTCCGCCAGAACTTCAATCTGACGGAAGCCGCCAAGGCACTGTATACAAGCCAGCCGGGCGTCTCGAAGGCGATCATCGAGCTGGAGGACGAACTGGGCGTCGAAATCTTCACGCGGCACGGCAAACGCGTGCGCTCGCTGACGGAACCGGGCCGGATCATTCTGGCGTCCGTCGAGCGGATTCTTCAGGAGGTTGAGAGCCTGAAGCGAGTCGGTAAAGATTACGCGGCGCAGGATCAGGGCAACCTCGTGATCGCCGCGACGCATACGCAGGCGCGCTACTCGCTGCCCGCCGCCATCGCCGAGTTCAAGAAGCGTTTTCCGAAGGTGCACCTTTCGATCCTGCAAGGCAGTCCGACCCAGGTCGCCGAACTGGTTTTGCACGATCAGGCGGACGTGGCAATCGCAACCGAGGCGATCTCGACCTATAAGGAACTGGTGTCACTGCCCTGCTTCACCTGGCACCACCTCGCCGTGATGCCCGCCGATCATCCGTTGCTGGAGCGCAAGCTGCTGTCGCTGGACGATCTCACGCAGTATCCGCTGATTACGTACGATAACGCGTTCGCTGGCCGTACCAAGATCAACGAAGCATTCCGCCTGCGTGGCCTGCACCCCGATATCGTCCTCGAAGCGATCGACGCGGACGTGATCAAGACCTACGTCGAACTGGGACTGGGCGTCGGGATTATGGCCGACATCGCGTTCAACGCCGAACGCGACCGCCATCTGCGCGCGATGCCCGTCGGCCATCTGTTCGGCAGCAATGTGACGCGCGTCGCGCTGAAACAGGGCGCGTATCTGCGCAGCTATGTGTATA